The sequence below is a genomic window from Coffea arabica cultivar ET-39 chromosome 4c, Coffea Arabica ET-39 HiFi, whole genome shotgun sequence.
TTCATTATTTTATCCGTTAGTTAGAGCGGATTTAAGTTCAAATGTCAAGTACCTTTATAACCGCAATAGTTTTATCTCTTTTCACTAATTTAGATGTACtataaagttaaaaattcaattttttttttcttcaaattgagtGAAGGTAAGATTGAGAATAGGGATTTTGCTAACAATTGTtatgtatttcttttttttttttttgggtaggtGTTAAGATAATAGTGTGTATGATTTACTAATAGGAAACTCTCTCTCACAAAAGTACCTTTGGGAAAGGGCCATTGCGGTTGAAGTTTAGTACGTTTCAGTTCGTTTGTTGTATTTTTTACATTACTTTGTGTACAAATATTACATTACAGTAGTATTTCGAGGTAAAAGTTGTGCACATAGATAAAATATTTGACATATATTTAGTACAATATTATAACGTATTTCTACACTAAAAATTTAAGCATGTACAACAACCGGACGGAATCGCTCAAAACACATTTGTACTGAATCCTTATCCAATACGTTATTATACATTATACATAGGGTTCATTTGGAGTTGTGGTAACTTATCACAAAATACTTTACCTAATAGAACTTTTAATGAAAGCCTTATTAAGTGCTTAAGcgtttttaaatatattgtttggatatatAGTTTAATAAGTATTCATTATATTGGATAATATGTAATTTGATATCTTTTTATTTAGTTCAGaatataggataaaatgattaaatttaatgttttattttttaaaatataaaagctatttaaaagcaccaaatttgaactTTTGTTAAAAGCTTTTTAACGcttaaaattgcatttctaattTTATTGGATGATATTCGTCAAACGCCTTTAAAAGTGTTTTTAGCATCCAAAAGTGTTTTTTTAACTAAAAGCACTATAATCCCAAATGGTCCCATAATAGTAGAAATCTAATAAAGGTCCTAGTGTTTTCGTAGATCTTCTAGACTTTAATTAGTGGTTCTTGTGGCTCCTTCCAAGAGCCTGCATAGCTAATTAATGCTCTCTCCGTTCtaatttgatagttttgtttcttttttcatacgtctcaaattatagtccacttcttaattgaaaaatatagctaatatttaatttctctaaaatgCCCTCAATTAATTTACTTTGTTGTCAGTGATTATAACCTATCTTATtcattaattgttttgatttatgCCATGAATGATGCAATTTTTCATCAATATTATTGTTACAATTACTGTAAAGCTATAATGGTTAGTTATGCTACTACTAttaatgtaagggtattttagaaaaaatagtAGAAAAAATTTCTCTTCCAATTAACTTAACTAATTTTtttaggattaatcttttctatactgacagtgtatacactatcagtattggatgaatgacaactatgtaaaatttgaatttcaaatttaacttttgcacacatgtcatgaatccaacgatgatagtgtatacactgtcagtgtagaaaagatttactcatttttttaaCCGTATGAAAAAAAGTTAAAACTATTACGGTGGCACGGAGAAAGTTGTAACAAGTTTATTGCAGTAAAAAGAGTGGGAAATCTAACCTATTTCTGTTGATTAACAACGGGGTCTgtttgataatataaaaaagtgctgaatataattttttcagacattcagatgttttgagtgtttgataaatgaaaatctatttgctgaacttgtgtgtatttttttcagcacaagaatcctagctgaatgcttaattctgataagaatcaatggAACCTTATCTTATATACCAAATCTACCattatttattaattatgtttaaaattcttatataattaaacaacctaatattctctatctaatgattttctatttctcttttctccaTTTTGAATGACTTTCACTTCTTTTCCATACTCCTTATATAATATAATGCATCttgtatattaatttgatttaaaaataaatattatcattttcaaATCTAACATTTTAacctaattaaatcataggttctattttcttttttggatgaaaagatataagtgcaaaattgtcaaatttaacttattaagcattcagttataaatgtttatcaaacagtgtaaataagtttagcattaaaatttagacattcatatatttcttttcagtgcttaaaattcagcaaattaattatttcaatattcagatttcagaattcagattcagtatTATCAAACAAAACCTAAGTTCGGGAGCCGTGCACTCTTGGGATTTGCTAATGGCTTCCAAAATTTATATTCCCCTACTTGCATGGAAATGGAATTCAGGCAGTACGTAATTGCGATCACGCTGGCACAACAGGTGCCGAAAATTTTGCTGTTTGAATACAATACCGGGAAACGACAATAATATATCAGCCAGACCAAAACTTAATTTGCGAGATTAGCGTTATGTATTGTACAATAATGTTGATTGCTCTCTTCCATTACCTGCACCAGATGGATCGTTTATCCTTCTATCCCGACCAGAGACCAGGGCTATTCGATTATGTTGGCTTACAACTATCTGAAAAACAACAGTTGTTGTGTCACCCAAATAAAACCTTCCATTTTTGTACTGTATAAATCTTGCAGGAAATCCTCTCCAAATTTCCAAAGATCTAACTATCTCTGCTTTCTGGTTTCTAGCCAAACAAATCTGATTTCTGTGTCTTCCTCTCTCTGAATATGAAGAGTGTAAATGTTGTATTAGTGCTGCTCTGCGCTATCTTGCCTGTTGCATTATCTTTCATTGATGGTAAGCTCTCCGCAAATTCACAGCTAATTTGCTTGCATTTGCTTCTTAAGCACTATGGATTCACGCATTTCACGTTGAAAAACTACAAGAGACAAAATTATTAGCTCTATCATTAATAGTTGGCATGGATGCCACTGATGCATGATTTGTTCTAATTTTACTTGGGCAAATGCGTAGGTACTACAGTAATGCATTTCATGAGCCATACAAATATGATACATTGTTGTAAATTCTTTTGATATTGATGAATTTCCAGGGTTAGTCCCAAATGGAGACTTTGAGGAGGGCCCAAAACCATGGCAAATGCATGGAACTGAGGTGGTGGATCCCCACTCAGTACCACATTGGGAACTTTCCGGGTTCGTGGAGTACATCAAATCAGGGCAGAAGCAGGGTGACATGATACTTCCAGTGCCTAAAGGGCATTTTGCACTCAGGCTTGGAAATGAGGCATCAATTAAGACTAAGGTTCAAGTCGCCAAAGGACTGTTTTATTCTCTTTCTTTTGGTGCTGCCCGAACTTGCGCGCAACAGGAGCAACTCAATCTATCTGTATCACCAAATTCGGAGCCAAAGGATTGGGGAATGTTGCCTATGCAAACCATGTACAGCACTGAAGGATGGGACTCATTTTCATGGGGATTTTTGGCCGAATCTAATGAAGTTGAGGTAATCTTCCATCATCCCCAAACGCAGGAGGACCGAGCTTGCGGCCCAATAATCGACCTGGTGGCTCTCAAGTCCTTCACTCTCCCAAAAAAATCAAGAGGTGACTTACTAGCTACTACTGTAgttactagtacaaaagaaaaaattctaTTTGTGGCCTTCCATCTTCAGATGGAACTATTGAGTCCAACAGacgattgattcaatttttgcatCTCACGCATGTCATATTTTTCGAAAAGTAAAGTATATGACTGAAATGCTGTATTACTTCCCCTGTATATAGTATATACTACATTGGCAAATGGCTTAGTGAATATGCATCGAGTCTCAGTCACAGATACGAAAAATTGCTCACTTCTTCTAACTGACAAGTGTTCTGTGGGCAAGTGTTAATGCAGACATATTGCAAAATGGAAATTTTGAAGAAGGTCCCTATGTGCTCCCAAACACCTCCTGGGGTATCTTAATTCCTCCTAACGTCGAAGATGATCATTCTCCATTGGTGGGATGGATGGTTGAATCCCTGAAAGCCGTAAGATACATAGACTCCGACCACTTTGCAGTTCCAGAGGGCAAAAGAGCAGTAGAGCTGGTGGCCGGAAGAGAAAGCGCTGTGGCACAAGTTGTCAAAACTGTACCTGGCAAA
It includes:
- the LOC113738652 gene encoding BIIDXI-like protein At5g11420 translates to MKSVNVVLVLLCAILPVALSFIDGLVPNGDFEEGPKPWQMHGTEVVDPHSVPHWELSGFVEYIKSGQKQGDMILPVPKGHFALRLGNEASIKTKVQVAKGLFYSLSFGAARTCAQQEQLNLSVSPNSEPKDWGMLPMQTMYSTEGWDSFSWGFLAESNEVEVIFHHPQTQEDRACGPIIDLVALKSFTLPKKSRDILQNGNFEEGPYVLPNTSWGILIPPNVEDDHSPLVGWMVESLKAVRYIDSDHFAVPEGKRAVELVAGRESAVAQVVKTVPGKDYDLEFYVGDAKNMCEGSMLVEVNASNSTFYVPYESKGKGGSKLALLRFKAETGRTRIRFLSSYYHMKSDFSGSLCGPVVDGVRLVRVPHA